Proteins from a genomic interval of Hemitrygon akajei unplaced genomic scaffold, sHemAka1.3 Scf000034, whole genome shotgun sequence:
- the LOC140719973 gene encoding tripartite motif-containing protein 5-like encodes MASKGQAESLSEEVICPICLDFFTDPVSLECGHNFCRSCITRYWEREERNSCPECREVFADRTLRASRALANLAEKFRNLNLNPKGKESKLHCEEHEEELKLFCETDKTMICLICAAAQEHREHRFMLIKEAAKIYKDQLKSSLDSLTKKKSDFQEKEQQQKEKISGVRVRLPERNF; translated from the exons atggcttcgaaaggacaggccgagagtttgagcgaggaggtaatttgtcctatctgcctggatttcttcaccgatccggtgtcactggagtgcggacacaacttctgtcgctcttgtatcacacggtattgggaaagggaggagcgaaactcctgcccggaatgtagagaggtgtttgctgaccgcaccctcagggccagtcgggccttagcaaatctggctgaaaaatttcgaaatctaaacctgaatccgaaagggaaggaaagtaaacttcactgcgaggaacatgaggaagaactgaaactgttttgtgaaacggacaagacaatgatctgtctgatctgtgcAGCTGCGCAGGAACAccgagagcaccgcttcatgctgATTAAAGAAGCTgctaaaatctacaag gatcagctaaaatcttccttagactctctcacaaaaaagaaatcagacttccaggaaaaggagcagcaacagaaagagaagatttccggagttcgggtgaggcttcctgagcggaatttctga